One genomic window of Geodermatophilus sp. DSM 44513 includes the following:
- a CDS encoding DUF5995 family protein has product MGRSVAALVARMEEGLAALEADGDPARFFHGVYLRTTVAVGAAIDAGAFEDPAWVEEWDVDFADLYLDALAAHRRDPASAPRPWQLALGARAELPPEAHVLLGMNAHINYDLPQSLVRVIPPAEFDDPAAWDLRRRDHERIDRVLASRVAAEDGELHRAGGRRTRLDRTLAPVNRAASRVFLRESRRRVWANAARLDLARRRGPEAYASRLADLEELSAARVDDLLRPGPVLVRLAVRGFGVLLPPD; this is encoded by the coding sequence GTGGGCAGGAGTGTCGCCGCGCTGGTGGCCCGCATGGAGGAGGGGCTGGCCGCGCTGGAGGCCGACGGCGACCCCGCCCGCTTCTTCCACGGCGTGTACCTCCGCACCACCGTGGCCGTCGGTGCGGCGATCGACGCGGGCGCCTTCGAGGACCCGGCGTGGGTCGAGGAGTGGGACGTCGACTTCGCCGACCTCTACCTCGACGCGCTCGCCGCCCACCGGCGCGACCCGGCGTCCGCCCCGCGGCCGTGGCAGCTGGCCCTCGGCGCGCGGGCGGAGCTCCCGCCGGAGGCGCACGTGCTGCTCGGCATGAACGCGCACATCAACTACGACCTGCCGCAGTCCCTGGTGCGGGTGATCCCCCCGGCGGAGTTCGACGACCCGGCCGCCTGGGACCTGCGCCGCCGCGACCACGAGCGCATCGACCGGGTGCTGGCCTCCCGGGTCGCCGCCGAGGACGGCGAGCTGCACCGGGCCGGGGGGCGGCGGACCCGGCTGGACCGGACGCTGGCGCCGGTCAACCGCGCCGCCAGCCGGGTGTTCCTCCGCGAGTCCCGGCGCAGGGTGTGGGCCAACGCCGCACGCCTGGACCTCGCTCGCCGCCGCGGACCGGAGGCGTACGCGAGCCGGCTGGCCGACCTGGAGGAGCTCTCCGCGGCCCGGGTCGACGACCTGCTGCGCCCCGGGCCGGTGCTGGTGCGACTGGCCGTCCGTGGCTTCGGCGTCCTGCTGCCCCCGGACTGA
- a CDS encoding SDR family NAD(P)-dependent oxidoreductase: MTEGARPLSGKVALVTGASSGIGEATAIALAGAGAAVAIGARRRDRLDGLAAELTGDGARVLALDLDVTDEAACRDAVARTRDELGGLDVLVNNAGVMLLGTIVGADTEDWRRMVSTNVLGLMYMTAAAIDGMVEQGSGDVVNVSSVAGRTARKGAGVYNASKWAVNAFSESLRQEVTTTGVRVSLVEPGAVTTELTSHITQPEAKAASERMHASMRPLQAEDVARAVVYVVTQPPHVAVNEILVRPTDQER; this comes from the coding sequence ATGACCGAGGGTGCCCGTCCGCTGTCCGGGAAGGTCGCGCTGGTCACCGGCGCCTCGTCGGGGATCGGGGAGGCGACCGCGATCGCCCTGGCCGGGGCCGGCGCGGCCGTCGCCATCGGGGCCCGCCGCCGCGACCGGCTGGACGGGCTGGCGGCTGAGCTGACCGGCGACGGCGCGCGGGTGCTGGCACTGGACCTCGACGTCACCGACGAGGCGGCCTGCCGGGACGCCGTCGCCCGCACCCGGGACGAGCTCGGCGGCCTGGACGTCCTGGTCAACAACGCCGGGGTGATGCTGCTCGGCACCATCGTGGGCGCCGACACCGAGGACTGGCGGCGGATGGTGTCCACCAACGTGCTCGGCCTGATGTACATGACCGCCGCCGCGATCGACGGCATGGTCGAGCAGGGGTCCGGCGACGTCGTCAACGTCTCCAGCGTCGCCGGCCGGACCGCCCGGAAGGGCGCCGGGGTCTACAACGCCAGCAAGTGGGCGGTGAACGCCTTCAGCGAGTCACTGCGCCAGGAGGTGACGACGACCGGCGTGCGGGTCTCGCTGGTCGAGCCCGGCGCGGTCACCACCGAGCTGACCTCGCACATCACCCAGCCGGAGGCCAAGGCGGCCTCGGAGCGGATGCACGCGAGCATGCGGCCGCTGCAGGCCGAGGACGTCGCCCGGGCCGTCGTCTACGTGGTCACCCAGCCGCCGCACGTCGCGGTCAACGAGATCCTGGTGCGCCCCACCGACCAGGAGCGCTGA
- a CDS encoding UDP-N-acetylglucosamine 1-carboxyvinyltransferase: protein MTAPSPPTPTTEAPAPDAGTPAHESSAGNPAHESSAMHRVGKLVRDARRHRGLTQQQLAERLGTSQSAVARIEQGGQNLTLELLGRLSEALERELFRVGPAGPTHLRVTGGVPLRGSVTVKSSKNAAVALLCAALLNRGRTTLRNVARIVEVDRILDVLRSIGVSATWDGAGRDLTLVVPDSLDLAGIDADAARRTRSIIMFLGPLLHRAPVFDLPYAGGCDLGTRTVEPHMIALRPFGLEVEARGGRYSARVTAPATADRTIVLTERGDTVTENALLAAARTDGTTTIRNASSNYMVQDLCLYLQLLGVGVEGLGTTTLVVRGRPVIEADVDYTISEDPVEAMSLLTAGIVTDSELTVCRAPIEFLEIELATLAEMGLRYTLSPEYRADNGHTRLVDVTISPSELKAPIDKVHPMPFPGLNIDNLPFFAVIAAAATGSTLIHDWVYDNRAIHLSDLTRLGADVRLLDPHRVLVSGPTHWSSAEVVCPPALRPAVCILLAMLAAKGTSVLRNVDIIARGYEQLYERLVEMGARIEVFHD, encoded by the coding sequence GTGACGGCCCCTTCCCCGCCCACGCCCACCACCGAGGCCCCCGCGCCGGACGCCGGCACCCCGGCGCACGAGTCCAGCGCCGGCAACCCCGCGCACGAGTCCAGCGCCATGCACCGCGTCGGGAAACTCGTCCGCGACGCCCGCCGGCACCGCGGACTGACCCAGCAGCAGCTCGCCGAGCGGCTGGGCACCAGCCAGAGCGCCGTCGCCCGCATCGAGCAGGGCGGCCAGAACCTCACCCTGGAGCTGCTCGGCCGGCTGTCCGAGGCCCTGGAGCGCGAGCTGTTCCGCGTCGGCCCGGCCGGGCCCACCCACCTGCGGGTGACCGGTGGCGTGCCGCTGCGCGGCAGCGTCACCGTCAAGTCCTCCAAGAACGCCGCGGTGGCCCTGCTGTGCGCCGCGCTGCTCAACCGCGGGCGCACGACGCTGCGCAACGTGGCCCGCATCGTCGAGGTCGACCGCATCCTCGACGTGCTGCGCTCGATCGGCGTGTCCGCGACCTGGGACGGCGCCGGCCGCGACCTCACCCTCGTCGTCCCCGACTCACTCGACCTGGCCGGCATCGACGCCGACGCCGCCCGCCGCACCCGCAGCATCATCATGTTCCTCGGCCCGCTGCTGCACCGGGCGCCGGTCTTCGACCTGCCCTACGCCGGCGGCTGCGACCTGGGCACCCGCACCGTCGAGCCGCACATGATCGCGCTGCGGCCCTTCGGCCTGGAGGTGGAGGCCCGCGGCGGCCGCTACTCCGCGCGGGTCACCGCGCCGGCCACCGCCGACCGCACCATCGTGCTCACCGAGCGGGGCGACACCGTCACCGAGAACGCGCTGCTGGCCGCGGCCCGCACCGACGGGACGACGACCATCCGCAACGCCAGCTCCAACTACATGGTCCAGGACCTGTGCCTGTACCTGCAGCTGCTCGGCGTCGGCGTCGAGGGGCTGGGCACCACCACCCTCGTCGTCCGCGGCCGGCCGGTCATCGAGGCCGACGTCGACTACACGATCAGCGAGGACCCGGTCGAGGCGATGAGCCTGCTGACCGCCGGCATCGTCACCGACTCGGAGCTGACCGTGTGCCGGGCGCCGATCGAGTTCCTCGAGATCGAGCTGGCCACCCTCGCCGAGATGGGGCTGCGCTACACGCTGTCCCCGGAGTACCGGGCCGACAACGGGCACACCCGGCTGGTCGACGTCACGATCTCCCCGTCGGAGCTCAAGGCGCCGATCGACAAGGTCCACCCGATGCCGTTCCCGGGCCTGAACATCGACAACCTGCCCTTCTTCGCCGTCATCGCGGCCGCGGCCACCGGCTCGACGCTGATCCACGACTGGGTGTACGACAACCGGGCAATCCACCTGTCCGACCTCACCCGGCTCGGCGCCGACGTCCGGCTGCTGGACCCGCACCGGGTGCTGGTGAGCGGCCCGACGCACTGGTCGAGCGCCGAGGTCGTCTGCCCGCCGGCGCTGCGCCCGGCGGTGTGCATCCTGCTGGCGATGCTCGCGGCCAAGGGGACGTCGGTGCTGCGCAACGTCGACATCATCGCCCGCGGCTACGAGCAGCTCTACGAGCGGCTGGTGGAGATGGGCGCCCGCATCGAGGTCTTCCACGACTGA
- the pip gene encoding prolyl aminopeptidase, whose protein sequence is MGVHPESAVLQSGLLDVGHGHAVHWEVRGARDGRPAVVVHGGPGAPSAGMARLLDPDVWRVVVIHQRNCGRSTPSAADPTTDLSGNTTATLVADMEAVRELLGIDRWTVVGASWGTTLGLAYAETHPGRVAGMVLLAVTTTTRREVEWVTRDVGRIWPEAWARFRDGVPEADRDGDLAAAYARLVSSPDPRVREDAARDWCAWEDVHVSLDPHWRPNRRFADPHARLELTRLVTHYWSNAAFLPDGQLLRDVGRLAGTPATLITGRYDVSGPPDVAWELHRAWPGSELVVVEGGGHGTAAGPALDAALARLAVD, encoded by the coding sequence GTGGGTGTCCACCCGGAGAGCGCCGTGCTGCAGTCCGGTCTGCTCGACGTCGGGCACGGCCACGCCGTCCACTGGGAGGTCCGCGGGGCCCGGGACGGTCGGCCCGCGGTCGTCGTCCACGGCGGCCCGGGAGCGCCCTCGGCCGGCATGGCGCGGCTGCTCGACCCGGACGTGTGGCGGGTCGTCGTCATCCACCAGCGCAACTGCGGCCGCAGCACCCCGTCGGCGGCCGACCCCACCACCGACCTGTCCGGCAACACCACGGCCACGCTGGTCGCGGACATGGAGGCGGTGCGCGAGCTGCTCGGCATCGACCGGTGGACGGTGGTCGGGGCCTCCTGGGGCACCACGCTCGGGCTGGCCTACGCCGAGACCCACCCGGGGCGGGTGGCCGGGATGGTCCTGCTCGCGGTGACCACGACCACCCGGCGGGAGGTCGAGTGGGTCACCCGGGACGTGGGCCGCATCTGGCCGGAGGCCTGGGCCCGCTTCCGCGACGGCGTGCCGGAGGCCGACCGCGACGGCGACCTGGCCGCCGCCTACGCCCGGCTGGTGTCCTCCCCCGACCCTCGCGTCCGCGAGGACGCCGCCCGCGACTGGTGCGCCTGGGAGGACGTGCACGTCTCCCTGGACCCGCACTGGCGGCCCAACCGGAGGTTCGCCGACCCGCACGCCCGGCTGGAGCTCACCCGGCTGGTCACCCACTACTGGTCGAACGCGGCGTTCCTCCCCGACGGGCAGCTGCTGCGCGACGTCGGCCGGCTCGCCGGCACCCCGGCGACGTTGATCACCGGCCGGTACGACGTGAGCGGTCCACCCGACGTCGCCTGGGAGCTGCACCGCGCCTGGCCCGGCAGCGAGCTGGTCGTCGTCGAGGGCGGCGGCCACGGCACCGCCGCCGGTCCGGCGCTGGACGCCGCCCTGGCCCGCCTCGCCGTCGACTGA
- a CDS encoding NAD(P)H-binding protein produces the protein MDVLVTGGTGRLGRRVAAQLQDGGHRVRQMSRRGTGPGGVRGDLATGRDLRHALAGAEVVVHAASDPRGDPWQADVAGTRRLVQAVGRDRLRHLVYVSIVGVDRVPYGYYRAKFAAEQVLLASGLPVTLLRITQFHDFVDELLATARRGPVLPVPMGWRVQPVDVDEAAVHTAQVAAGLPAGDVVEYGGPQELTAADAARAWVAAREPGTRVVATPVPGRLSAAVRDGAALPTRGPRGRRTYAEHLRS, from the coding sequence ATGGACGTGCTCGTGACGGGTGGGACCGGTCGGCTGGGCCGTCGGGTGGCCGCGCAGCTGCAGGACGGCGGCCACCGGGTGCGGCAGATGTCGCGGCGGGGCACCGGCCCCGGCGGGGTGCGCGGCGACCTGGCGACCGGCCGCGACCTGCGCCACGCACTGGCCGGGGCGGAGGTGGTCGTGCACGCGGCCAGCGACCCGCGCGGCGACCCCTGGCAGGCCGACGTCGCCGGCACCCGGCGGCTGGTGCAGGCGGTCGGGCGGGACCGGCTGCGGCACCTGGTGTACGTGTCGATCGTCGGCGTCGACCGCGTCCCCTACGGCTACTACCGCGCCAAGTTCGCCGCCGAGCAGGTGCTGCTGGCCTCCGGGCTGCCGGTGACGCTGCTGCGGATCACCCAGTTCCACGACTTCGTCGACGAGCTGCTGGCCACCGCCCGTCGCGGCCCGGTCCTGCCGGTGCCGATGGGCTGGCGGGTGCAGCCGGTCGACGTCGACGAGGCCGCCGTCCACACCGCGCAGGTGGCCGCCGGGCTCCCCGCCGGAGACGTCGTGGAGTACGGCGGGCCTCAGGAGCTGACCGCTGCCGACGCCGCCCGCGCCTGGGTGGCCGCCCGCGAGCCGGGCACCCGGGTGGTGGCCACCCCGGTGCCCGGCCGGCTGTCCGCCGCGGTCCGCGACGGCGCCGCGCTGCCCACCCGGGGCCCGCGCGGACGGCGCACCTACGCCGAGCACCTGCGCTCCTGA
- a CDS encoding DMT family transporter — protein sequence MPSRSTVPLLAAVAFTVLAWASAFVAIRAVGADLSPGPFALGRLLVGTAVLAVLLVLARTPWVAPTGREWALLAVCGVGWFGVYNVALNAAERHLDAGTTAMLVNVGPILIAVLAGLWLGEGFPRWLVTGLAVAFGGVLLIGLATRGAGTDVVGVLLCLAAAATYAVGVVAQKPVLRRLPPLQVTAVACAVGALCCLPWAAALVTELGAAPAGSVAGLVYLGVVPTALAFSTWAYALARTDAGRLGVTTYLVPPLVVLMGWLLLGEVPPALAVLGGAVCLAGVALSRRRERVRTPA from the coding sequence GTGCCCAGCCGCTCCACCGTCCCCCTGCTCGCCGCGGTCGCGTTCACCGTGCTGGCCTGGGCGTCGGCGTTCGTCGCCATCCGCGCGGTGGGCGCCGACCTCTCCCCGGGCCCGTTCGCCCTGGGCCGGCTGCTGGTGGGCACCGCGGTGCTGGCCGTGCTGCTGGTCCTGGCCCGGACGCCGTGGGTGGCGCCCACCGGCCGCGAGTGGGCGCTGCTCGCCGTCTGCGGGGTCGGCTGGTTCGGCGTCTACAACGTGGCCCTGAACGCAGCCGAGCGGCACCTGGACGCCGGGACGACGGCCATGCTGGTCAACGTCGGGCCCATCCTCATCGCCGTCCTCGCCGGGCTGTGGCTGGGCGAGGGCTTCCCGCGGTGGCTGGTCACCGGCCTGGCGGTGGCCTTCGGCGGGGTGCTGCTCATCGGCCTGGCCACCCGCGGGGCCGGCACCGACGTCGTGGGCGTGCTGCTCTGCCTGGCCGCCGCCGCCACCTACGCCGTCGGCGTCGTGGCGCAGAAGCCGGTGCTGCGCCGCCTGCCGCCGCTGCAGGTCACCGCCGTCGCGTGCGCGGTCGGCGCGCTGTGCTGCCTGCCGTGGGCCGCGGCGCTGGTGACCGAGCTCGGCGCGGCGCCGGCCGGGTCGGTCGCCGGTCTGGTCTACCTGGGCGTGGTGCCGACCGCGCTGGCCTTCAGCACCTGGGCGTACGCGCTGGCGCGGACCGACGCCGGGCGGCTGGGGGTCACCACCTACCTCGTCCCGCCGCTGGTGGTGCTGATGGGCTGGCTGCTGCTCGGCGAGGTGCCGCCCGCTCTCGCCGTCCTCGGCGGCGCCGTCTGCCTGGCCGGCGTGGCGCTGTCCCGCCGGCGCGAGCGGGTGCGCACCCCGGCCTGA
- a CDS encoding universal stress protein, whose translation MTAPDTGVRSLRVLVGYDGSPSAVNAIEAAAVLLPSVTASILHLWEPPFTSPELRHRVFDRAANPEALGRLIESEGRAEAERLTGNGAKLARAAGWAAEPLVKRTFGGDGYQFARTAEELDADLVVVGSRGLGGMRASIGSVSELVVPASPVPVLVVPYPMTTVEWAAAESGPVVVGTDGSPPARRALAAATELFAHRRRLVVAVEEPGVSPAPAGVEGAELVTVPCTGRAGRPRATATTLAEEATRRGAAVLVVGSRGRGGARETLVGHVARALLHCAHRPVLVVPSRAG comes from the coding sequence ATGACCGCACCTGACACCGGTGTCCGGAGCCTGCGCGTCCTGGTCGGCTACGACGGTTCACCCAGCGCGGTGAACGCGATCGAGGCGGCCGCCGTGCTCCTGCCCTCGGTCACCGCCTCGATCCTGCACCTGTGGGAGCCGCCGTTCACCTCCCCCGAGCTGCGGCACCGCGTCTTCGACCGGGCCGCCAACCCCGAGGCCCTCGGCCGGCTCATCGAGAGCGAGGGCCGCGCGGAGGCCGAGCGCCTCACCGGCAACGGCGCGAAGCTGGCCCGCGCCGCCGGGTGGGCGGCCGAGCCACTGGTCAAGCGCACCTTCGGCGGGGACGGCTACCAGTTCGCCCGCACCGCCGAGGAGCTCGACGCCGACCTCGTGGTCGTCGGCTCCCGGGGCCTCGGCGGCATGCGGGCCTCGATCGGCAGCGTGTCCGAGCTGGTGGTCCCCGCCAGCCCGGTGCCGGTGCTCGTCGTCCCGTACCCGATGACCACCGTCGAGTGGGCCGCCGCGGAGTCCGGGCCGGTGGTGGTGGGCACCGACGGCTCGCCGCCCGCCCGGCGGGCGCTCGCCGCGGCCACCGAGCTGTTCGCGCACCGGCGGCGGCTGGTGGTGGCCGTCGAGGAGCCGGGCGTCTCCCCCGCCCCGGCCGGCGTCGAGGGCGCCGAGCTGGTCACCGTGCCGTGCACCGGGCGGGCCGGCCGGCCGCGGGCGACGGCGACCACGCTGGCCGAGGAGGCCACCCGCCGCGGCGCCGCGGTCCTCGTCGTCGGCAGCCGCGGGCGGGGCGGTGCCCGGGAGACGCTGGTCGGGCACGTGGCCCGCGCGCTGCTGCACTGCGCGCACCGCCCGGTGCTCGTCGTCCCTTCCCGCGCCGGCTGA
- a CDS encoding DUF998 domain-containing protein: MDRVTPTRHRWGALAWLLTLQFFVVETVAQLLGGGTHDRADDVISELGASDAAAPLLMNASFVVQGLLIGAGAVLLRPALAGRGGRLASTFLTAAAVGVVLVGLFPLDGQEDLHQAGAGLHLVGGGLALLAMAYAVRPRSEALGTVLAVLGLLSTAMTVFFALAVTSLLGEGGTERAAAYPIPVGLAVAGAGLWWLGRRPEAPRGPSRGELRARERAEQARRDRERDAALQAASAPPRSTRAQADPLDADDDLDPEDPWARTRRRD; encoded by the coding sequence ATGGACCGTGTGACACCCACCCGCCACCGCTGGGGCGCACTCGCCTGGCTGCTGACCCTGCAGTTCTTCGTCGTCGAGACCGTCGCCCAGCTGCTCGGCGGCGGCACGCACGACCGCGCGGACGACGTCATCAGCGAGCTCGGCGCCTCCGACGCCGCGGCGCCGCTGCTCATGAACGCCTCCTTCGTCGTCCAGGGGCTGCTCATCGGCGCCGGCGCGGTCCTGCTGCGCCCGGCGCTGGCCGGTCGCGGCGGGCGGCTGGCCTCGACCTTCCTGACCGCCGCCGCGGTCGGGGTGGTCCTGGTCGGGCTGTTCCCGCTGGACGGGCAGGAGGACCTGCACCAGGCCGGCGCCGGGCTGCACCTCGTCGGGGGCGGGCTGGCGCTGCTGGCGATGGCCTACGCCGTCCGGCCGCGCTCGGAGGCCCTCGGCACGGTGCTGGCGGTGCTCGGCCTGCTGAGCACGGCGATGACGGTCTTCTTCGCCCTCGCGGTCACCTCGCTGCTGGGCGAGGGCGGCACCGAGCGGGCCGCGGCCTACCCGATCCCGGTCGGGCTGGCGGTCGCCGGCGCCGGGCTGTGGTGGCTCGGCCGGCGTCCGGAGGCCCCCCGCGGGCCGTCCCGGGGCGAGCTGCGCGCCCGGGAGCGCGCCGAGCAGGCCCGGCGCGACCGCGAGCGGGACGCCGCCCTGCAGGCCGCGTCCGCGCCGCCACGCTCCACCCGGGCACAGGCCGACCCGCTGGACGCCGACGACGACCTCGACCCCGAGGACCCCTGGGCGCGCACCCGCCGCCGCGACTGA